In one window of Chloroflexota bacterium DNA:
- a CDS encoding inositol-3-phosphate synthase has product MGAVRVAIIGVGNCASALVQGVEYYKNAKEGDDIPGLMHVDLGGYKIRDIEFSAAFDIDANKVGKDLSEAIFQEPNNTIVFSKVPNLGVPVSRGMTHDGLGFYLNQKIQKAPGQTSDIVRILRETRTDVVVNYLPVGSETATKWYVEQILAAGCGFVNCIPVFIGREEYWQNRFKDHNLPVIGDDIKSQVGATITHRVLARLFQDRGVKLERTSQLNVGGNMDFYNMLERARLESKKISKTNAVTSQLEFDIEPENVYIGPSDYVPWLTDRKWAYIRLEGRSFGDVPLNIELKLEVWDSPNSAGVVIDAVRCAKLAMDRDISGTLEGPSAYFMKSPPIQHPDEIARELVEAFIRDESRPTPPARADAESGAGE; this is encoded by the coding sequence GTGGGCGCTGTGCGCGTGGCGATCATCGGCGTAGGGAACTGCGCCTCGGCTCTGGTGCAGGGTGTCGAGTACTACAAGAACGCCAAAGAGGGCGACGATATCCCAGGACTGATGCACGTCGATCTTGGTGGCTACAAGATCCGCGACATCGAATTCAGCGCCGCCTTCGACATCGACGCGAACAAGGTCGGCAAGGATCTCTCCGAGGCGATCTTCCAGGAGCCGAACAACACCATCGTCTTCTCGAAGGTGCCGAACCTGGGCGTGCCGGTCAGCCGGGGCATGACTCACGACGGCCTGGGGTTCTACCTGAACCAGAAGATCCAGAAGGCGCCGGGCCAGACCTCGGACATCGTCCGGATCCTGCGCGAGACCAGGACGGACGTGGTCGTGAACTACCTGCCGGTCGGCAGTGAGACGGCGACCAAGTGGTACGTCGAGCAGATCCTGGCGGCCGGCTGCGGCTTCGTCAACTGCATCCCGGTCTTTATCGGCCGCGAAGAGTACTGGCAGAACCGCTTCAAGGATCACAACCTGCCGGTCATCGGCGACGACATCAAGAGCCAGGTCGGCGCGACGATCACTCACCGTGTCCTCGCGCGGCTGTTCCAGGATCGGGGCGTCAAGCTGGAGCGCACGAGCCAGTTGAACGTCGGTGGCAACATGGACTTCTACAACATGCTGGAGCGCGCCCGGCTGGAGTCTAAGAAGATCTCGAAGACCAATGCCGTGACCTCGCAGCTTGAGTTCGACATCGAGCCGGAGAACGTCTACATCGGCCCGAGCGACTACGTGCCCTGGCTGACGGACCGCAAGTGGGCCTACATCCGGCTGGAAGGCCGCTCGTTCGGGGACGTGCCGCTCAACATCGAGCTGAAGCTCGAAGTGTGGGACTCGCCCAACTCGGCCGGCGTGGTCATCGACGCCGTGCGCTGCGCGAAGCTGGCAATGGACCGCGACATCTCGGGCACGCTCGAAGGGCCGTCGGCCTATTTCATGAAGTCGCCGCCGATCCAGCACCCTGACGAGATCGCGCGAGAGCTGGTCGAGGCGTTCATCCGCGATGAGTCCCGCCCGACGCCGCCCGCCCGCGCGGACGCGGAGAGCGGCGCCGGCGAGTAG